A region from the Mesorhizobium sp. J8 genome encodes:
- a CDS encoding porin: MNTMGLLLGSAATLLAVSDARAVDAIIVAEPDAGEYVKICDVYGAGYFYIPGTETCLRVGGYIRYDIGLGDVGSLEGAKATDHDDGSTNATWQKNARFALKTWTNQETELGTLKTYTETHMDFGNRNAYPGPDSQNYAINKDLSLTFAWIQLGDFRVGKDWSAFDMFIGYPGNVLNQLLVPYGEFETNVVQYYFDAANGFSAVVSLEEGKGAAGTIDSYVPHVVGGVKYTQHWGAITGVVAYDSNYKAVASKVRVDLNVTDDLSLFGMLGFGSIGKLNDDSANAIDAHGRGFYKIWGGNWAFWAGATYKFNETTSFNLQVSGDQLKNYGVAMNVAYTLVPDFTVTAEVDYDRCGDFGVGMADPSKVNWTKADKKNSVGGILRFQRSF, translated from the coding sequence ATGAACACAATGGGCCTTCTTCTCGGCTCAGCTGCGACCCTGCTCGCAGTTTCCGACGCCCGCGCCGTCGACGCGATCATCGTCGCCGAGCCAGACGCGGGAGAATACGTCAAGATCTGCGACGTCTATGGCGCAGGCTATTTTTATATCCCAGGCACCGAAACATGCCTGCGCGTCGGCGGTTACATCCGCTACGACATCGGCTTAGGTGACGTCGGCTCTTTGGAAGGCGCAAAGGCAACCGACCACGACGACGGCAGCACCAACGCTACTTGGCAAAAGAATGCCCGCTTCGCGCTGAAGACCTGGACCAATCAGGAAACCGAGCTCGGCACGTTGAAGACCTATACCGAGACGCATATGGACTTTGGAAACCGCAATGCTTATCCGGGTCCGGACAGTCAAAACTATGCCATCAACAAAGACCTCAGCTTGACATTCGCCTGGATTCAGCTTGGTGACTTCCGAGTTGGCAAGGACTGGTCGGCATTCGATATGTTTATCGGCTATCCTGGCAACGTGCTCAATCAGCTGCTCGTTCCCTATGGTGAGTTCGAAACCAACGTCGTCCAGTACTACTTCGATGCCGCTAACGGATTTTCAGCCGTGGTCTCGCTTGAAGAAGGCAAAGGCGCGGCCGGCACAATCGACAGCTACGTTCCACACGTAGTCGGCGGTGTGAAATACACACAACACTGGGGCGCGATCACCGGGGTTGTTGCTTATGATAGCAATTACAAAGCGGTAGCCAGTAAGGTCCGCGTCGACCTTAATGTCACCGACGATCTGTCCCTATTCGGAATGTTGGGTTTCGGCTCCATTGGCAAGCTCAATGATGATTCCGCTAACGCAATCGACGCTCATGGTCGCGGCTTCTATAAAATTTGGGGCGGCAACTGGGCTTTCTGGGCTGGCGCCACTTACAAGTTCAACGAGACGACTTCGTTCAATCTTCAGGTCTCGGGTGATCAGCTCAAGAACTATGGCGTCGCTATGAATGTCGCCTATACGCTCGTTCCAGATTTCACGGTTACAGCCGAAGTCGACTATGACCGCTGCGGCGACTTCGGCGTCGGCATGGCGGACCCTTCCAAGGTTAACTGGACTAAGGCGGACAAAAAGAACAGCGTCGGCGGCATACTGCGTTTCCAACGCTCGTTCTAG
- the thiO gene encoding glycine oxidase ThiO — protein MRRILVKGAGVAGLTVAHELAARGASVTVAEIRSQIGGNASWLAGGMLAPWCERESAEEAVVTLGKTSADWWERTLPGLVTRAGTLVVAHARDAFELARFAARTRAYESVNEETIAALEPDLAGRFRQGLFFVGEAHLDPRRALEALAGELRAMGVVFLFEAGEAALSGFDQVIDCTGIARTDDDLRGVRGEMLLLHTCEVSLARPVRLLHPRHPIYIVPRADHHFMVGATMIESDHDGPITARSLMELLNAAYAVHPAFGEAEIVETGVGVRPAYPDNLPRVMRRKDGTITVNGLYRHGFLLSPAMADQAASLLFNSSANLESDNEADRQRRSA, from the coding sequence ATGCGCCGCATTCTTGTTAAAGGTGCCGGTGTGGCAGGTCTCACCGTCGCCCATGAATTGGCCGCGCGGGGTGCGTCCGTCACGGTTGCCGAAATCCGGAGCCAGATCGGCGGCAATGCCTCCTGGCTGGCTGGCGGCATGCTCGCCCCTTGGTGCGAACGCGAAAGCGCGGAGGAGGCGGTTGTCACCCTCGGCAAAACCTCGGCCGACTGGTGGGAAAGGACACTGCCCGGGCTGGTGACAAGGGCAGGCACTCTCGTCGTTGCCCATGCGCGCGACGCCTTCGAGCTTGCCCGCTTTGCGGCTCGAACGCGTGCCTATGAGTCCGTCAACGAGGAAACGATTGCCGCCCTCGAACCCGACCTTGCCGGCCGCTTTCGCCAGGGCCTGTTCTTTGTCGGCGAAGCCCACCTCGATCCCCGCCGGGCGCTCGAGGCCCTCGCCGGCGAACTGCGAGCGATGGGCGTCGTCTTTCTTTTCGAGGCGGGCGAGGCTGCGCTTTCCGGCTTTGATCAGGTGATCGACTGCACGGGCATCGCGCGAACCGACGACGATTTACGCGGGGTGCGCGGTGAAATGCTGCTCCTCCACACGTGCGAGGTCTCGCTGGCCCGGCCAGTGCGTCTCCTCCATCCGCGCCACCCGATCTATATCGTGCCGCGGGCCGATCATCACTTCATGGTCGGCGCGACCATGATCGAAAGCGACCACGACGGACCGATCACCGCCCGTTCGCTGATGGAACTCCTCAATGCGGCCTACGCGGTCCATCCGGCGTTCGGCGAGGCCGAAATCGTCGAGACAGGGGTGGGCGTACGTCCTGCCTATCCCGACAATCTGCCGCGCGTGATGCGTCGGAAGGATGGCACGATCACGGTCAACGGTCTCTACCGGCACGGTTTCCTGCTTTCACCGGCCATGGCCGATCAGGCTGCCAGCCTTCTCTTCAATTCATCTGCCAATCTGGAGTCTGACAATGAAGCTGATCGTCAACGGCGAAGCGCTTGA
- a CDS encoding thiamine phosphate synthase, producing MKLDPFYLIVDSAAWIERLVPLGVRLVQLRIKDKDEDRLRAEIRKAKALCARHDCQLIVNDHWRLAIEERCNFVHLGQEDLQAANLPEIRASGIRLGLSTHDHAELATALAARPDYVALGPVYPTILKKMKWAPQGLERVRAWKDAVAPIPLVAIGGLNPERLDGVFEAGADSAAVVTDITLNPDPEARTRDWIGKTARWR from the coding sequence ATGAAGCTCGATCCCTTCTACCTGATCGTCGACAGCGCGGCCTGGATCGAGCGGCTGGTGCCGCTCGGCGTCAGGTTGGTGCAGCTTCGCATCAAGGACAAGGACGAGGACAGGCTGCGCGCGGAAATCCGCAAGGCAAAGGCCTTGTGCGCAAGACACGACTGCCAGCTCATCGTCAACGATCATTGGCGGCTGGCGATCGAGGAGCGCTGCAACTTCGTCCATCTCGGCCAGGAGGATCTGCAGGCCGCCAACCTCCCGGAGATACGGGCGTCCGGCATCAGGCTCGGACTGAGCACCCACGATCATGCCGAACTGGCAACCGCCCTGGCAGCCAGGCCCGACTACGTCGCGCTGGGTCCCGTCTATCCGACCATCCTGAAGAAGATGAAATGGGCGCCGCAGGGGCTCGAAAGGGTTCGCGCGTGGAAGGACGCTGTCGCACCCATTCCGCTGGTCGCCATCGGCGGCCTCAATCCCGAGCGGCTCGACGGCGTCTTCGAGGCCGGCGCCGACAGCGCCGCGGTGGTGACGGACATAACGCTGAACCCGGATCCCGAGGCGCGCACCAGGGACTGGATCGGAAAGACGGCGCGATGGCGCTGA
- the thiS gene encoding sulfur carrier protein ThiS codes for MKLIVNGEALEAKATTLDALLRELDYEGGWLATALNGDVVPAAERAEFRLNDGDRIEILSPMQGG; via the coding sequence ATGAAGCTGATCGTCAACGGCGAAGCGCTTGAGGCCAAGGCTACGACGCTCGACGCCCTTTTGAGGGAGCTCGACTATGAGGGCGGCTGGCTCGCCACCGCGCTGAACGGCGACGTGGTGCCTGCGGCCGAACGGGCGGAATTCCGGCTGAATGACGGTGATCGGATCGAAATCCTGTCGCCCATGCAGGGAGGTTAG
- a CDS encoding thiazole synthase, giving the protein MFDLLGTKLASRLLLGTAQYPSPAILADAVKSSGTSVVTVSLRREMAGGRAGEQFWSLIRSLGVRVLPNTAGCHSVKEAVTTAKMAREVFGTSWIKLEVIGNHDTLQPDVFGLVEAARILCEDGFSVFPYTTDDLVVAERLLEAGCKVLMPWCAPIGSALGPVNIMALRSLRGRFPGVPLIVDAGLGRPSHAATVMELGFDAVLLNTAVAKAADPVGMARAFSKAVDAGREAYGSGLLEPRDVAVPSTPTIGRAVFS; this is encoded by the coding sequence ATGTTCGATCTTCTCGGGACAAAGCTTGCCTCGCGCCTGCTACTGGGCACCGCCCAATACCCTTCGCCGGCGATCCTTGCCGATGCGGTCAAGTCGTCTGGCACTTCGGTGGTCACCGTCTCGCTGCGCCGGGAAATGGCTGGCGGCAGGGCCGGCGAACAATTCTGGTCGCTGATCCGCTCGCTCGGAGTGAGGGTGCTGCCCAACACCGCCGGCTGCCATTCGGTCAAGGAAGCCGTGACGACCGCGAAGATGGCGCGCGAGGTCTTCGGCACGTCCTGGATCAAGCTCGAAGTGATCGGCAACCACGACACGCTGCAGCCCGATGTGTTCGGCCTAGTCGAGGCGGCACGCATCCTGTGCGAAGACGGCTTCAGCGTATTCCCCTATACCACCGACGACCTCGTCGTCGCGGAGCGGCTGCTCGAGGCGGGCTGCAAGGTGCTGATGCCGTGGTGCGCGCCGATCGGTTCGGCGCTCGGACCGGTCAACATCATGGCGCTGCGCTCGTTGCGCGGGCGTTTCCCCGGCGTTCCGCTGATCGTGGATGCGGGGCTCGGGCGGCCGTCGCACGCGGCAACCGTCATGGAGCTCGGTTTTGACGCCGTGCTCCTCAACACGGCGGTCGCCAAGGCTGCCGATCCAGTGGGCATGGCGCGGGCTTTCAGCAAGGCGGTCGATGCCGGTCGGGAAGCGTATGGTTCGGGACTGCTCGAGCCGCGCGACGTCGCCGTGCCATCGACGCCTACAATCGGCAGGGCGGTTTTTTCATGA
- a CDS encoding sterol desaturase family protein gives MQILDFNQITQIFVKSLELVVVFATICAALELTFPAYRYSLASYVRGVRNWLIRLGLGAFVWHFFAVGLAWIGIKPLVTINFGMLHSDNAIVNSGLAVLSGVLVAIAGDFFYYWMHRAQHAVPFLWRLHATHHSIRELTAWNCNHHITEPLVYAALVALPLALIHFESGVVPIVAMTLITFQAHLSHSSTRINLGPLRYIIGDNKFHRIHHSMEAHHRHRNYGFFTTIWDTIFLTAYWPKKNEWPEVGMRNQPEPLTVRDYIMFPFDRRRWRRAKVGDAVEARD, from the coding sequence ATGCAAATTCTCGATTTTAATCAGATAACCCAGATTTTCGTGAAATCGCTCGAGTTGGTTGTGGTCTTCGCTACCATTTGCGCCGCGCTGGAACTCACCTTTCCGGCTTATCGATACAGTCTTGCCTCATATGTTCGCGGCGTGCGGAATTGGCTTATTCGGCTCGGACTCGGCGCGTTTGTTTGGCACTTCTTCGCTGTTGGCCTGGCTTGGATAGGAATAAAGCCGCTCGTAACGATCAATTTCGGAATGCTTCACTCCGACAATGCGATCGTCAACAGTGGATTGGCGGTTCTTTCGGGAGTTTTAGTCGCGATTGCAGGCGACTTCTTCTACTATTGGATGCACCGCGCTCAGCATGCTGTTCCATTCCTCTGGCGCCTGCACGCGACTCACCACTCGATCCGCGAATTGACGGCATGGAATTGCAATCATCACATCACCGAGCCACTCGTTTACGCAGCCTTGGTCGCACTACCACTCGCTCTGATCCATTTTGAATCTGGCGTAGTGCCCATTGTGGCCATGACGCTGATCACCTTTCAGGCCCATCTTTCGCACTCCAGTACCCGCATCAATCTTGGGCCGCTTCGATACATCATTGGCGACAACAAATTCCACCGCATTCACCACTCGATGGAAGCGCATCACCGGCATCGAAACTATGGCTTCTTTACAACGATTTGGGACACGATTTTTCTAACTGCATACTGGCCAAAAAAGAATGAGTGGCCGGAGGTTGGCATGCGAAACCAACCCGAGCCGCTCACCGTGCGCGACTACATTATGTTCCCGTTCGATCGACGTCGCTGGCGTAGAGCTAAAGTAGGAGATGCTGTAGAGGCTCGGGATTAA
- the glyA gene encoding serine hydroxymethyltransferase, translating into MDNSADLAIEQPDTCERSSLAAVDSRVHELLLRQERQERTTLKLIASENFASSAVLEATGSIFTNKYAEGYPGARYYAGNEIVDELENLAIERLKELFGSEHANVQPYSGSPANQAVYRALLKPCDKVMGLPIPEGGHLTHGWAINFSGTDYRRVPYGLHETTQQIDYDRLRETAKRERPRLIWVGGTAYPRLFDYAAMAEIAVEADSYLVADIAHISGLIAAEVHPNPVRHCDVVSSTSHKSIRGPRGGFILSKKEDRYQALYHPKSKHNLARRIDRAVFPHLQGGPHMNVIAALAVALQEAATPSFRSYGQQIVKNAKTLAQALLERGYDLVTGGTDNHMLILDLRDRPLSGKAYAERLARAGIIANFNMVPGDPRDPAVTSGIRLGSPAVTSMGMREGEMVQIAGFIDSVLRRPDDEDLHAGVRRNVAELCAAFEVPGITDR; encoded by the coding sequence ATGGACAACTCCGCCGATCTCGCCATCGAGCAGCCCGACACTTGCGAGCGCTCTTCCTTAGCCGCGGTTGATAGCCGTGTTCACGAACTGCTTCTGAGACAAGAGCGACAGGAGCGCACGACGCTCAAACTAATCGCTTCTGAAAACTTTGCCTCATCGGCAGTTCTGGAAGCGACCGGGTCGATTTTCACAAACAAGTATGCCGAGGGGTACCCCGGTGCGCGCTACTACGCGGGAAACGAGATCGTCGATGAGCTTGAGAACCTCGCCATTGAGCGCTTGAAGGAACTATTTGGCAGCGAACACGCCAACGTCCAGCCTTATTCCGGCTCGCCGGCCAATCAGGCTGTGTACCGCGCGCTTTTGAAGCCCTGCGACAAAGTCATGGGCTTGCCCATTCCGGAAGGGGGGCATCTGACCCATGGTTGGGCCATCAACTTTTCCGGAACTGACTATCGACGAGTCCCCTACGGGCTGCACGAAACAACGCAGCAAATTGACTATGACCGCTTGCGCGAGACAGCCAAGCGGGAACGGCCGCGGCTCATTTGGGTGGGCGGAACTGCTTATCCGCGTCTCTTTGACTATGCGGCAATGGCAGAAATCGCTGTGGAGGCGGACTCCTACCTTGTAGCCGACATTGCGCACATCAGCGGCCTGATTGCTGCAGAAGTACACCCGAACCCCGTGCGCCATTGCGACGTCGTCAGCAGCACCTCGCACAAATCGATCCGCGGCCCCCGCGGTGGCTTCATTTTGTCCAAGAAGGAAGATCGCTATCAGGCTCTGTATCATCCGAAGAGCAAACACAATCTAGCCAGGCGGATAGATCGCGCGGTCTTCCCTCACCTGCAAGGCGGGCCGCATATGAATGTTATCGCTGCGCTAGCGGTCGCCTTACAAGAAGCCGCGACCCCGTCCTTCCGTAGCTACGGCCAACAGATCGTCAAGAATGCCAAGACCCTGGCCCAGGCGTTGCTAGAGCGAGGCTATGACCTGGTCACCGGCGGGACCGACAATCACATGCTCATCCTTGATCTGCGCGATCGACCACTGTCCGGCAAGGCCTATGCCGAGCGATTAGCAAGGGCGGGCATCATTGCGAACTTTAACATGGTGCCGGGCGATCCGCGCGACCCGGCGGTTACGAGCGGAATTCGCTTGGGATCGCCGGCAGTGACGTCAATGGGCATGCGCGAGGGGGAAATGGTGCAAATTGCCGGCTTCATTGACTCCGTTCTCCGGCGGCCAGACGACGAAGATCTTCATGCCGGCGTGCGAAGAAACGTTGCCGAGTTGTGCGCGGCGTTCGAGGTGCCAGGCATCACCGACAGGTAA
- a CDS encoding hydroxymethylpyrimidine/phosphomethylpyrimidine kinase, whose translation MALNRDPHVLVVGGSDSSGGAGIARDIETISSIGLRTCLAVTAVTVQTHQSVTAVHHMQPGLVADQMRAALRANSVSAIKIGMLSTGRVIAAVAAVLRENPRIPAVLDPVLASSSGRQLLEPGAVGVLKRDLMPLCRLVTPNLVELAILTDSDLAVDDDDALRQGERLLAAGPQALLIKGGHTTGPRSTDVLLSSGQESIRFDVPRLAGSMRGTGCMLASAIAAHLAGEKSLEESVSEGKRLIFEKISKAGSDSR comes from the coding sequence ATGGCGCTGAACCGAGACCCGCATGTGCTTGTCGTCGGCGGATCGGATTCCAGCGGAGGCGCCGGGATCGCGCGCGACATCGAGACGATTTCCTCGATCGGCCTGCGGACCTGTCTTGCCGTTACCGCCGTGACGGTGCAGACACACCAATCAGTCACGGCAGTCCACCATATGCAGCCCGGCCTGGTCGCCGATCAGATGCGCGCGGCGCTGCGGGCCAACAGCGTGTCGGCGATAAAGATCGGCATGCTTTCGACGGGACGTGTCATCGCGGCGGTTGCCGCCGTACTGCGCGAAAATCCGCGGATACCGGCAGTCCTCGATCCGGTGCTGGCTTCCTCGTCGGGCAGGCAACTGCTGGAACCGGGGGCGGTCGGAGTCTTGAAGCGCGATCTCATGCCGCTTTGCCGTCTTGTCACGCCAAATCTCGTCGAGCTGGCGATCCTGACCGACTCGGATCTGGCCGTGGACGACGATGATGCGCTGCGGCAGGGAGAACGATTGCTTGCGGCCGGGCCGCAGGCGCTGCTCATCAAGGGCGGCCATACGACGGGACCCAGATCAACGGACGTCCTGTTGAGCTCCGGACAGGAGTCCATCCGCTTCGACGTGCCCAGGCTTGCAGGATCGATGCGCGGGACGGGCTGCATGCTGGCGAGCGCGATAGCCGCGCATCTGGCCGGTGAGAAGTCGCTCGAGGAGAGCGTGAGCGAAGGCAAGCGGCTTATTTTCGAGAAGATTTCGAAAGCTGGATCGGACTCGCGATAG
- the metK gene encoding methionine adenosyltransferase: protein MARQFVFSSESVGAGHPDKLADNISDAILDAVLRFDPKARVACETLVKTCEALVKTGTVVLAGEITSDANVDYSQVARDTIIDVGYDDEAVGFDGRHCSVVHALTEQSPDISQGVDEGRGQDLEQGAGDQGLMFGYACRETDTLMPLPIQLAHRLTKRQADVRKAGELSWLRPDVKSQVSVRYEGLRPIALDTIVVSTQHDEQVSQETVREGVIEEIIKPVLPPDLDAEGIRILVNPTGRFVVGGPRGDCGLTGRKIIVDSYGGMGRHGGGAFSGKDPSKVDRSAAYAARYVAKNIVASGLADVCEVQVAYAIGVASPVSVMVNTFGTARIEERTIERLVLELFDLRPKGIIKMLDLLRPIYRKTATYGHFGREEPEFTWERTDRADDLRREAGLAAP from the coding sequence ATGGCTAGGCAGTTCGTATTCTCTTCCGAATCGGTAGGCGCGGGACACCCGGATAAGCTGGCCGACAACATCTCGGATGCTATCCTCGATGCGGTGCTCCGCTTCGATCCGAAGGCGCGCGTCGCTTGTGAAACCCTGGTGAAGACATGTGAAGCCTTGGTGAAGACAGGGACAGTCGTTCTGGCCGGCGAGATTACCAGCGACGCAAATGTCGACTACAGCCAGGTTGCCCGCGATACGATCATTGATGTTGGATACGACGATGAGGCCGTTGGCTTTGATGGCCGGCATTGCTCAGTCGTTCATGCCCTCACCGAGCAGTCGCCCGACATTAGCCAAGGCGTTGACGAAGGTCGGGGGCAGGACCTCGAACAGGGAGCGGGAGATCAGGGCCTCATGTTCGGCTATGCATGCCGCGAGACCGACACGCTGATGCCTTTGCCAATCCAGCTCGCCCACCGTTTGACGAAAAGGCAGGCGGATGTCCGCAAGGCAGGAGAGCTTAGCTGGTTGCGTCCTGACGTGAAGTCGCAAGTGTCGGTGCGCTATGAGGGTTTGCGCCCTATCGCCCTGGACACCATCGTCGTGTCGACGCAGCACGATGAGCAGGTTTCGCAGGAGACGGTCCGCGAGGGCGTCATTGAGGAAATCATAAAGCCGGTTCTGCCGCCCGACCTGGACGCGGAAGGCATCAGAATTCTGGTCAACCCAACGGGTCGGTTCGTAGTCGGTGGGCCGCGCGGCGACTGCGGCCTCACTGGACGCAAGATCATCGTCGATTCCTATGGTGGAATGGGGCGCCACGGCGGCGGCGCCTTTTCGGGCAAGGACCCGTCCAAGGTTGACCGCTCGGCAGCCTATGCCGCCCGGTATGTCGCCAAGAATATCGTGGCGAGCGGCCTTGCGGACGTCTGCGAGGTGCAGGTTGCTTACGCGATCGGCGTGGCAAGTCCGGTGTCTGTCATGGTCAACACTTTCGGCACCGCAAGGATTGAGGAAAGAACGATCGAGCGGCTCGTTCTTGAGCTGTTCGATCTCAGACCGAAGGGCATTATCAAGATGCTTGATCTCTTACGCCCGATTTACCGCAAGACCGCGACCTATGGGCATTTCGGCCGTGAAGAGCCTGAGTTCACCTGGGAGAGGACTGACAGAGCCGACGACTTGCGGCGCGAGGCAGGGCTCGCCGCCCCTTGA
- the thiC gene encoding phosphomethylpyrimidine synthase ThiC has translation MNALTPTVSTGSLPASRKIHKTGTIHPQIRVPMREISVHPTAGEPPVTVYDPSGPYTDPAIETNIEKGLARLRRDWTAARGDIEAYDGRHVRPEDNGFATGERLTPEFPVRNRPLRAKAGKAVTQLAYARAGIITPEMEFVAIRENLGREILRGRLQQDGEAFGASIPDFVTPEFVRDEVARGRAIIPANINHPESEPMIIGRNFLVKINANIGNSAVTSSMAEEVEKMVWAIRWGADTVMDLSTGRNIHNIREWIVRNSPVPIGTVPLYQALEKVGGIAEDLSWEVYRDTLIEQAEQGVDYFTIHAGVRLHYIPLTVDRVTGIVSRGGSIMAKWCLHHHRESFLYEHFEEICDIARAYDVSFSLGDGLRPGSIADANDKAQFAELETLGELTKIAWAKDCQVMIEGPGHVPMHKIKQNMDKQLAVCGEAPFYTLGPLTTDIAPGYDHITSGIGAAMIGWFGTAMLCYVTPKEHLGLPDRNDVKTGVITYKIAAHAADLAKGHPAAKARDDALSRARFEFRWEDQFNLSLDPETAREFHDETLPKEAHKVAHFCSMCGPKFCSMRISHDIRAEAQKEGMAAMAEKYRAGGDLYMPVETPGAEKQALSHEDRAKEDRGAR, from the coding sequence ATGAATGCCTTGACCCCCACCGTTTCGACGGGATCGCTGCCCGCCTCGCGGAAGATCCACAAGACCGGCACTATCCATCCGCAGATCAGGGTGCCGATGCGCGAGATCAGCGTGCACCCGACAGCCGGCGAGCCGCCGGTGACGGTCTATGACCCGTCGGGCCCGTACACCGATCCCGCGATCGAAACGAACATTGAAAAGGGACTTGCCCGGCTTCGCCGGGACTGGACCGCCGCGCGCGGCGATATCGAAGCCTATGACGGCCGCCACGTCAGGCCGGAGGACAACGGATTTGCGACAGGCGAACGGCTGACGCCGGAATTTCCTGTCCGCAACCGTCCGCTGCGGGCCAAGGCCGGCAAGGCGGTGACGCAGCTTGCCTATGCGCGCGCCGGGATCATCACGCCCGAGATGGAATTCGTCGCCATCCGCGAAAACCTCGGCCGCGAGATCTTGCGCGGCAGGCTGCAACAGGACGGCGAGGCGTTCGGCGCATCGATCCCGGATTTCGTCACGCCGGAATTCGTGCGCGACGAGGTGGCGCGGGGCCGCGCGATCATCCCCGCCAACATCAATCATCCCGAGAGCGAGCCGATGATCATCGGCCGCAATTTCCTGGTGAAGATCAACGCCAATATCGGCAACTCCGCCGTCACCTCGTCGATGGCCGAAGAGGTCGAAAAGATGGTCTGGGCGATCCGCTGGGGCGCCGATACGGTCATGGACCTGTCGACCGGCCGCAACATCCACAACATCCGCGAATGGATCGTGCGCAATTCCCCGGTGCCGATCGGCACCGTGCCGCTCTACCAGGCGCTGGAGAAGGTCGGAGGCATCGCCGAGGACCTCAGCTGGGAGGTTTACCGCGACACGCTGATCGAGCAGGCCGAGCAGGGCGTGGACTATTTCACCATCCATGCCGGCGTGCGGCTGCACTACATCCCGCTGACCGTTGACCGGGTCACGGGCATCGTCTCGCGCGGCGGGTCGATCATGGCCAAATGGTGCCTGCACCATCACCGGGAGAGCTTCCTTTACGAGCATTTCGAGGAAATCTGCGACATCGCCAGAGCCTATGACGTCTCCTTCTCGCTCGGCGACGGCCTTCGCCCCGGCTCGATCGCGGATGCCAACGACAAAGCGCAATTCGCCGAGCTGGAAACGCTTGGCGAACTGACGAAGATCGCCTGGGCAAAGGACTGCCAGGTGATGATCGAGGGCCCCGGCCATGTGCCCATGCACAAGATCAAACAGAATATGGACAAGCAGCTTGCCGTCTGCGGCGAGGCGCCGTTTTACACCCTCGGCCCGCTGACCACGGACATCGCGCCGGGCTACGATCACATCACGTCCGGCATCGGCGCCGCCATGATCGGCTGGTTCGGCACGGCCATGCTCTGCTACGTGACGCCGAAGGAACATCTCGGCCTGCCAGACCGCAACGACGTCAAGACCGGTGTCATCACCTATAAGATCGCCGCTCATGCCGCAGACCTCGCCAAGGGGCATCCGGCGGCAAAGGCCCGCGACGACGCGCTGTCGCGGGCGCGGTTCGAGTTCCGCTGGGAGGATCAGTTCAACCTGTCGCTCGATCCAGAAACGGCGCGCGAGTTCCACGACGAGACCCTGCCCAAGGAAGCGCACAAGGTGGCGCATTTCTGCTCCATGTGCGGACCGAAATTCTGCTCCATGCGCATCTCCCATGACATCCGGGCCGAGGCGCAGAAAGAGGGGATGGCGGCGATGGCGGAGAAATACCGCGCCGGCGGCGATCTCTACATGCCGGTCGAAACGCCCGGGGCGGAGAAACAGGCCCTATCGCACGAAGACCGGGCGAAGGAAGATCGGGGGGCGCGCTGA